One region of Chaetodon auriga isolate fChaAug3 chromosome 5, fChaAug3.hap1, whole genome shotgun sequence genomic DNA includes:
- the unga gene encoding uracil-DNA glycosylase isoform X2 has translation MIGQKTINSFFTPVSKKRICKDSNEAEEDAKDPKKLKSSAAEPEPSSTSPTPLSPEQLDRIARNKRAALEKLVSAQTPPGFGESWRKSLSAEFGKPYFKQLMNFVSEERKRHTVYPPAEHVFTWTQMCNIRDVKVVILGQDPYHGPNQAHGLCFSVKRPVPPPPSLENMYKELVSDIEGFQHPGHGDLTGWAKQGVLLLNAVLTVRAHQANSHKDKGWETFTDAVVHWLSNNMEGLVFMLWGSYAQKKGAAINRKRHHVLQAVHPSPLSAHRGFFGCSHFSKANELLKKSGKSPVNWKAL, from the exons ATGATTGGACAGAAAACTATCAACTCATTTTTTACGCCTGTGTCGAAAAAGAGGATTTGTAAGGATTCAAATGAAGCCGAGGAGGATGCCAAAGACCCG aagaagctgaagtCCTCCGCGGCGGAGCCAGAGCCGTCCAGCACTTCTCCTACTCCTCTGTCCCCGGAACAGCTAGACAGGATCGCCCGCAACAAGAGGGCAGCGTTGGAGAAACTCGTTTCCGCTCAGACACCTCCGGGGTTTGGAGAAAGTTGGAGAAAAAGTCTGTCGGCGGAGTTTGGAAAGCCGTATTTCAAACAG CTGATGAATTTTGTCTCCGAGGAGAGGAAACGCCACACTGTGTACCCACCTGCCGAGCATGTCTTCACCTGGACGCAGATGTGTAACATCCGGGAT GTCAAAGTGGTGATTCTTGGCCAGGATCCGTATCATGGTCCAAACCAAGCCCACGGATTGTGCTTCAGTGTCAAAAGGCCAGTTCCTCCTCCGCCCAG CTTGGAGAACATGTACAAAGAACTGGTGTCGGACATTGAAGGCTTTCAGCACCCTGGACATGGAGATCTGACTGGATGGGCCAAacaag GCGTGTTGTTGCTCAACGCTGTGTTGACTGTCCGAGCGCACCAGGCTAActcccacaaagacaaaggctGGGAGACGTTCACCGACGCCGTGGTGCACTGGCTCAGCAACAACATGGAAGGCCTGGTCTTCATGCTGTGGGGCTCTTATGCTCAGAAGAAAGGAGCCGCTATTAACAGG AAACGCCACCACGTCCTGCAGGCGGTGCATCCGTCTCCCCTGTCTGCTCATCGAGGTTTTTTCGGGTGCAGCCATTTCTCAAAGGCCAACGAGCTGCTGAAGAAATCCGGAAAGTCTCCCGTGAACTGGAAGGCACTTTAA
- the unga gene encoding uracil-DNA glycosylase isoform X1 — protein MFVLHCARFLKPLEHPAARFIPTLYFGQYTKIVQKKLKSSAAEPEPSSTSPTPLSPEQLDRIARNKRAALEKLVSAQTPPGFGESWRKSLSAEFGKPYFKQLMNFVSEERKRHTVYPPAEHVFTWTQMCNIRDVKVVILGQDPYHGPNQAHGLCFSVKRPVPPPPSLENMYKELVSDIEGFQHPGHGDLTGWAKQGVLLLNAVLTVRAHQANSHKDKGWETFTDAVVHWLSNNMEGLVFMLWGSYAQKKGAAINRKRHHVLQAVHPSPLSAHRGFFGCSHFSKANELLKKSGKSPVNWKAL, from the exons ATGtttgtgctgcactgtgcaCGGTTTCTGAAGCCACTTGAACATCCAGCTGCACGCTTTATACCGACTTTATATTTTGGTCAATACACTAAAATTGtgcagaagaagctgaagtCCTCCGCGGCGGAGCCAGAGCCGTCCAGCACTTCTCCTACTCCTCTGTCCCCGGAACAGCTAGACAGGATCGCCCGCAACAAGAGGGCAGCGTTGGAGAAACTCGTTTCCGCTCAGACACCTCCGGGGTTTGGAGAAAGTTGGAGAAAAAGTCTGTCGGCGGAGTTTGGAAAGCCGTATTTCAAACAG CTGATGAATTTTGTCTCCGAGGAGAGGAAACGCCACACTGTGTACCCACCTGCCGAGCATGTCTTCACCTGGACGCAGATGTGTAACATCCGGGAT GTCAAAGTGGTGATTCTTGGCCAGGATCCGTATCATGGTCCAAACCAAGCCCACGGATTGTGCTTCAGTGTCAAAAGGCCAGTTCCTCCTCCGCCCAG CTTGGAGAACATGTACAAAGAACTGGTGTCGGACATTGAAGGCTTTCAGCACCCTGGACATGGAGATCTGACTGGATGGGCCAAacaag GCGTGTTGTTGCTCAACGCTGTGTTGACTGTCCGAGCGCACCAGGCTAActcccacaaagacaaaggctGGGAGACGTTCACCGACGCCGTGGTGCACTGGCTCAGCAACAACATGGAAGGCCTGGTCTTCATGCTGTGGGGCTCTTATGCTCAGAAGAAAGGAGCCGCTATTAACAGG AAACGCCACCACGTCCTGCAGGCGGTGCATCCGTCTCCCCTGTCTGCTCATCGAGGTTTTTTCGGGTGCAGCCATTTCTCAAAGGCCAACGAGCTGCTGAAGAAATCCGGAAAGTCTCCCGTGAACTGGAAGGCACTTTAA
- the pxmp2 gene encoding peroxisomal membrane protein 2 has protein sequence MPVQSVSVRDAPVHLRLLQQYLLLLKKYPILTKSVTSGILSALGNLLSQTLEARKKARNGAPVDAIHAAGAARYAIYGLFITGPVSHYFYQLMEVWIPSTDPYCIVKRLILDRLFFAPGFLLLFFFVMNVLEAKCWADFEKKMRASYWTALKMNWKVWTPFQFININFVPVQFRVLFANMVALFWYAYLASVRK, from the exons ATGCCCGTGCAGAGTGTGTCCGTCCGGGATGCGCCCGTCCATTTGCGTTTACTGCAGCAGTATCTGCTTCTTCTGAAGAAATATCCCATCCTCACCAAGTCTGTGACGAG TGGCATCCTCTCAGCTTTAGGAAATCTTCTGTCCCAGACTTTGGAGGCGAGAAAAAAGGCCAGAAATGGAGCCCCGGTCGATGCGATTCACGCAGCTGGAGCTGCACGCTATGCCATTTACGG GCTGTTTATTACGGGGCCGGTGAGCCATTACTTCTACCAGCTGATGGAGGTGTGGATACCCAGCACAGACCCATACTGTATCGTCAAACGTCTGATACTGGATCGGCTTTTTTTTGCCCCcggctttcttctccttttcttctttgttatgAACGTCCTGGAG GCTAAATGTTGGGCAGACTTTGAGAAAAAGATGAGAGCGAGTTATTGGACTGCCTTAAAGATGAACTGGAAAGTCTGGACTCCTTTCCAGTTCATCAACATCAACTTTGTGCCTGTGCAG TTCCGAGTGCTGTTTGCCAACATGGTCGCCTTGTTTTGGTACGCCTACCTGGCATCTGTGAGGAAATGA
- the isg15 gene encoding ubiquitin-like protein ISG15, with translation MDLTIVMLNGTSHTLRVNPTDTVGSLKRLIQQRLGFAPHTQRLVFVNGQRTPLSDESRQVCSYGLQSGSQVSLLITQPATMQVFLKNEKGHLTTYDIKPDETVSGLKRRVECREGVAVSQQRLVYQSKEMEDGRLLSDYEVAPLSTINLLLRLRGG, from the coding sequence ATGGATCTAACCATCGTTATGCTGAACGGGACGTCCCACACTCTGAGGGTGAACCCGACGGACACTGTGGGCTCTCTGAAGCGCCTCATCCAGCAGAGACTCGGATTTGCTCCACACACGCAGAGGCTGGTCTTCGTCAACGGTCAGAGGACTCCGCTCAGCGACGAGTCCAGGCAGGTCTGCAGCTACGGGCTCCAGTCCGGCTCCCAGGTGTCTCTGCTGATCACCCAGCCGGCCACCATGCAGGTGTTCCTCAAAAACGAGAAGGGCCACCTCACCACCTATGATATCAAACCCGACGAGACCGTGAGCGGCCTGAAGCGCAGGGTCGAGTGCAGAGAGGGGGTCGCGGTGAGCCAGCAGAGGCTTGTTTACCAAAGCAAGGAGATGGAGGATGGTCGACTGCTGTCTGACTACGAAGTGGCGCCACTGAGCACCATCAACCTGCTGCTCCGCCTGAGGGGAGGCTGA
- the gatc gene encoding glutamyl-tRNA(Gln) amidotransferase subunit C, mitochondrial translates to MSVFCLTVKRTCCVASLNITRPSCSLLASFANRLHEGYQVTNVNFQRRRYSSCQKGQVTSVTHPMSSQPLNSKIPPFPTWEPVPEDQLPQPAQIPADLVDKLERLALVDFRNKEGLACLEKAIRFADQLHVVDTSGVEPMDSILEDRALSLRDDAVTEGDCAEELLELAKNTVEEYFVAPPGNIPLPTREKRVAMLKHSEF, encoded by the exons atgtcagtgttttgcctCACTGTTAAACGCACATGCTGCGTCGCGTCACTCAATATCACTCGGCCTTCATGTAGCCTGTTAGCATCGTTTGCTAACAGGCTACATGAAGGGTACCAGGTAACAAACGTGAACTTCCAAAGAAGAAGATACAGCAGCTGCCAAAAGGGCCAAGTCACAAGCGTAACGCATCCTATGAGCTCCCAACCACTTAACTCTAAG ATACCACCGTTTCCAACATGGGAACCAGTACCAGAGGACCAACTTCCGCAG CCTGCCCAAATCCCTGCTGACCTGGTGGACAAACTGGAGCGACTGGCCTTGGTCGACTTCCGCAACAAAGAGGGACTGGCCTGTTTGGAGAAAGCGATAAGATTTGCAGATCAGCTTCATGTTGTGGACACGTCGGGGGTTGAACCGATGGATTCAATTCTGGAGGACAG GGCATTAAGCCTGAGGGACGATGCAGTGACAGAAGGGGACTGTGCTGAGGAGCTGCTCGAGCTCGCCAAAAACACAGTTGAAGAGTATTTTGTGGCTCCACCAG GAAATATTCCTCTACCGACGAGGGAGAAGAGGGTGGCCATGCTGAAACACTCAGAGTTCTGA